The Macaca fascicularis isolate 582-1 chromosome 1, T2T-MFA8v1.1 genome includes a window with the following:
- the DENND4B gene encoding DENN domain-containing protein 4B isoform X4: MGATIECWPAQTKYPVPVFSTFVLTGAAGDKVYGAALQFYEAFPRARLSERQARALGLLSAVERGRALGGRAVRSRRAIAVLSRWPAFPAFRAFLTFLYRYSVSGPHRLPLEAHISHFIHNVPFPSPQRPRILVQMSPYDNLLLCQPVSSPLPLSGASFLQLLQSLGPELAITLLLAVLTEHKLLVHSLRPDLLTSVCEALVSMIFPLHWQCPYIPLCPLVLADVLSAPVPFIVGIHSSYFDLHDPPADVICVDLDTNTLFQTEEKKLLSPRTLPRRPYKVLLATLTNLYQQLDQTYTGPEEEASLEFLLTDYEAVCGRRARLEREVQGAFLRFMACLLKGYRVFLRPLTQAPSEGARDVDNLFFLQGFLKSRERSSHKLYSQLLHTQMFSQFIEECSFGSARHAALEFFDSCVDKVHPDQEKPEPTPLVELEELSGSELTVFITPPEEPPVPEGSESTPQYCYDGFPELRAELFESLQEQPGALPVPGPSRSAPSSPAPRRTKQEMKVAQRMAQKSAAVPELWARCLLGHCYGLWFLCLPAYVRSVPSRVQALHTAYHVLRQMESGKVVLPDEVCYRVLMQLCSHYGQPVLSVRVMLEMRQAGIVPNTITYGYYNKAVLESKWPSGTPGGRLRWAKLRNVVLGAAQFRQPLRERRQQQQQQQQQQQQQQQQQVSAPQEAGSSQAEPYLEHPSPTRPLQRQTTWAGRSLRDPASPPGRLVKSGSLGSARGAQPTVEAGVAHMIEALGVLEPRGSPVPWHDGSLSDLSLTGEEPVPGGSPGGSGSALSAQSTEALEGLSGRGPKAGGRQDEAGTPRRGLGARLQQLLTPSRHPPTSRIPPPELPPDLPPPARRSPMDSLLRPRERPGSTASESSASLGSEWDLSESSLSNLSLRHSSERLSDTPGSFQSPSLEILLSSCSLCRACDSLVYDEEIMAGWAPDDSNLNTTCPFCACPFVPLLSVQTLDSRPSVPSPKSADASGSKDAPVPGGPGPVLSDRRLCLALDEPQLCNGHMGGPSRRVESGEWAYLSPLVLRKELESLVENEGSEVLALPELPSAHPIIFWNLLWYFQRLRLPSILPGLVLASCDGPSHPQAPSPWLTPDPASVQVRLLWDVLTPDPNSCPPLYVLWRVHSQIPQRVVWPGPVPASLSLALLESVLRHVGLNEVHKAVGLLLETLGPPPTGLHLQRGIYREILFLTMAALGKDHVDIVAFDKKYKSAFNKLASSMGKEELRQRRAQMPTPKAIDCRKCFGAPPEC; this comes from the exons ATGGGGGCCACTATCGAGTGCTGGCCTGCCCAGACCAAGTACCCCGTGCCCGTCTTCTCCACCTTTGTGCTCACGGGTGCAGCTGGTGATAAG GTGTATGGTGCCGCCCTGCAGTTCTACGAGGCGTTCCCAAGGGCCAGGCTGTCAGAGCGACAGGCACGGGCACTGGGCCTGCTGAGCGCCGTGGAGCGGGGTCGGGCACTGGGGGGCAGAGCTGTGCGCAGCCGACGCGCCATCGCTGTGCTGTCCCGCTGGcctgccttccctgccttccGCGCCTTCCTCACCTTCCTTTACCGCTACTCCGTCTCAGGCCCCCACCGCCTGCCCTTGGAAGC gcacATCTCCCACTTCATTCACAACgtgcccttcccttccccacagAGACCCCGCATCCTAGTGCAG ATGTCTCCCTATGACAACTTGCTCCTCTGTCAGCCTGTATCCTCGCCCCTGCCCCTCAG TGGTGCCAGCTTCCTGCAGCTGCTGCAGAGCCTGGGCCCTGAGCTGGCTATCACACTGCTGCTGGCTGTGCTCACAGAGCACAAGCTGCTGGTCCACTCGCTGCGGCCAGACCTGCTCACCAGCGTCTGCGAGGCCCTCGTCTCG ATGATCTTCCCACTGCACTGGCAGTGCCCCTACATTCCTCTGTGCCCGCTGGTGCTGGCAGATGTGCTGAGTGCCCCAGTGCCCTTCATTGTGGGTATCCACTCCAGCTACTTTGATCTGCATGACCCGCCTGCTGATGTCATCTGTGTCGACCTTGATACCAACACACTCTTCCA GACTGAGGAAAAGAAGCTCCTCTCCCCTCGGACCCTGCCCCGCAGACCCTACAAGGTTCTGCTGGCCACACTGACAAACCTGTACCAGCAGCTGGACCAGA CATACACTGGACCTGAGGAGGAGGCATCCCTGGAGTTCCTACTGACAGACTACGAGGCAGTGTGTGGCCGCAGGGCCCGGCTGGAACGCGAAGTCCAAGGAGCCTTCCTCCGCTTCATGGCCTGTCTGCTCAAGGGCTACCGGGTCTTCCTGCGCCCACTCACCCAGGCCCCCTCCGAGGGAGCTCGTGATGTTGACAACCTTTTCTTCCTGCAGG GCTTCCTCAAATCTCGGGAACGCTCCAGCCACAAACTTTACTCTCAGCTGCTGCATACACAGATGTTCTCACAGTTCATTGAGGAGTGCTCTTTTGGCTCTGCTCGCCATGCTGCCCTCGAATTCTTCGACTCTTGTGTTGACAAG GTCCACCCAGATCAGGAGAAGCCTGAGCCGACACCCTTAGTGGAGCTAGAGGAGCTGTCAGGAAGTGAGCTCACTGTCTTTATCACACCTCCCGAGGAGCCTCCCGTACCAGAGGGCAGTGAATCCACTCCCCAGTACTG CTACGATGGGTTCCCAGAGCTACGGGCTGAGCTGTTTGAGTCtcttcaagagcagcctggggcCCTGCCTGTGCCAGGCCCTTCACGTAGCGCCCCCAGCAGTCCTGCTCCTCGCCGTACCAAACAG gagatgaaggttgcacaGCGGATGGCACAGAAGTCAGCAGCTGTGCCTGAGCTGTGGGCCCGGTGCCTGCTGGGGCACTGCTATGGGCTGTGGTTCCTGTGTCTGCCTGCCTACGTGCGGTCGGTACCCTCCCGGGTGCAGGCACTGCATACGGCCTACCATGTGCTGCGCCAGATGGAGAGCGGCAAGGTGGTACTCCCTGATGAG GTGTGTTACCGGGTACTGATGCAGCTCTGCTCACACTATGGGCAGCCTGTGCTGTCTGTGCGGGTCATGCTGGAGATGCGGCAGGCAGGCATTGTGCCCAACACCATCACCTATGGCTACTACAATAAG GCTGTGCTGGAAAGCAAGTGGCCGTCTGGCACACCAGGCGGGCGTCTGCGCTGGGCCAAGCTCCGGAATGTCGTCCTGGGGGCTGCTCAGTTCCGCCAGCCCTTGAGAGAACGgcgacagcagcagcagcagcagcagcagcagcagcagcagcagcagcagcagcaggtgtCAGCACCTCAAGAGGCAGGCAGCTCCCAGGCAG AGCCCTATTTGGAGCACCCTTCCCCTACTCGCCCCCTTCAGCGCCAGACTACTTGGGCTGGGCGAAGTCTGAGAGACCCGGCCTCACCCCCTGGACGCCTGGTGAAGAGTGGTAGCCTGGGCAGTGCCCGAGGGGCACAGCCCACTGTGGAGGCTGGTGTGGCCCACA TGATAGAGGCCTTGGGGGTCCTGGAACCCCGGGGATCACCTGTGCCCTGGCACGATGGAAGTCTCTCAGACCTGAGCCTGACGGGGGAGGAGCCGGTCCCTGGAGGCAGCCCAGGGGGCTCAGGCTCAGCCCTGAGTGCCCAGTCCACTGAGGCCCTGGAAGGGCTAAGTGGGCGGGGACCCAAGGCTGGTGGGCGACAGGATGAGGCAGGCACCCCCCGACGAGGGCTGGGTGCCCGCCTCCAACAGCTGCTCACTCCTTCCCGCCACCCCCCCACTTCCCGCATTCCCCCACCTGAGCTGCCTCCTGACCTGCCTCCCCCAGCCCGCCGCAGCCCAATGGACAGTCTTCTGCGCCCCCGGGAGCGCCCTGGATCCACTGCCTCCGAG AGTTCAGCCTCTCTGGGCAGTGAGTGGGACCTCTCAGAATCTTCTCTCAGTAACCTGAGTCTTCGCCATTCCTCAGAGCGCCTCAGTGACACCCCTGGATCCTTCCAGTCACCTTCCCTGGAA ATTCTGCTGTCCAGCTGCTCCCTGTGCCGTGCCTGTGATTCGCTGGTGTACGATGAGGAAATCATGGCTGGCTGGGCACCTGATGACTCTAACCTCAATACAACCTGCCCCTTCTGCGCCTGCCCCTTTGTGCCCCTGCTCAGTGTCCAGACCCTTGATTCCCGGCCCAG TGTCCCCAGCCCCAAGTCTGCTGATGCCAGTGGCAGCAAAGATGCGCCTGTCCCTGGGGGTCCTGGCCCTGTGCTCAGTGACCGCAGGCTCTGCCTTGCTCTGGATGAGCCCCAGCTCTGCAACGGGCACATGGGG GGACCCTCCCGGCGGGTTGAGAGTGGGGAATGGGCATACCTGAGCCCCCTGGTGCTGCGTAAGGAGTTGGAGTCGCTGGTAGAGAACGAGGGCAGTGAGGTGCTGGCGTTGCCTGAATTGCCCTCTGCCCACCCCATCATCTTCTGGAACCTTTTGTGGTATTTCCAACGGCTACGCCTGCCCAGTATTCTACCAGGCCTGGTGCTGGCCTCCTGTGATGGGCCTTCACACCCCCAG GCCCCATCTCCTTGGCTGACCCCTGATCCAGCCTCTGTTCAGGTACGGCTGCTGTGGGATGTACTGACCCCTGACCCCAATAGCTGCCCACCTCTCTATGTGCTCTGGAGGGTCCACA GCCAGATCCCCCAGCGGGTGGTATGGCCAGGCCCAGTACCTGCATCCCTTAGTTTGGCACTGTTGGAGTCGGTGCTGCGCCATGTTGGACTCAATGAAGTGCACAAGGCTGTGGGGCTCCTGCTGGAAACTCTAGGGCCCCCACCCACTGGCCTGCACCTGCAGAG GGGAATCTACCGTGAGATCTTATTCCTGACAATGGCTGCTCTGGGCAAGGACCACGTGGACATAG TGGCCTTCGATAAGAAGTACAAGTCTGCCTTTAACAAGCTGGCCAGCAGCATGGGCAAGGAGGAGCTGAGGCAGCGGCGGGCACAGATGCCCACTCCCAAAGCCATTGACTGCCGAAAATGTTTTGGAGCACCTCCAGAATGCTAG
- the DENND4B gene encoding DENN domain-containing protein 4B isoform X3, producing the protein MWQSSLGHWARKCPRATHASRLPLAATPWNSVLGFWVELNPSSATAGAVTSPPSLSWGCCMRGRNVPSPASKCLTRHPTATQQTWPLQALGTPAPTSLTGGQQRGQGCMPWASLTSAWCCPVRARALPILTAGCPATSTLAWHISHFIHNVPFPSPQRPRILVQMSPYDNLLLCQPVSSPLPLSGASFLQLLQSLGPELAITLLLAVLTEHKLLVHSLRPDLLTSVCEALVSMIFPLHWQCPYIPLCPLVLADVLSAPVPFIVGIHSSYFDLHDPPADVICVDLDTNTLFQTEEKKLLSPRTLPRRPYKVLLATLTNLYQQLDQTYTGPEEEASLEFLLTDYEAVCGRRARLEREVQGAFLRFMACLLKGYRVFLRPLTQAPSEGARDVDNLFFLQGFLKSRERSSHKLYSQLLHTQMFSQFIEECSFGSARHAALEFFDSCVDKVHPDQEKPEPTPLVELEELSGSELTVFITPPEEPPVPEGSESTPQYCYDGFPELRAELFESLQEQPGALPVPGPSRSAPSSPAPRRTKQEMKVAQRMAQKSAAVPELWARCLLGHCYGLWFLCLPAYVRSVPSRVQALHTAYHVLRQMESGKVVLPDEVCYRVLMQLCSHYGQPVLSVRVMLEMRQAGIVPNTITYGYYNKAVLESKWPSGTPGGRLRWAKLRNVVLGAAQFRQPLRERRQQQQQQQQQQQQQQQQQVSAPQEAGSSQAEPYLEHPSPTRPLQRQTTWAGRSLRDPASPPGRLVKSGSLGSARGAQPTVEAGVAHMIEALGVLEPRGSPVPWHDGSLSDLSLTGEEPVPGGSPGGSGSALSAQSTEALEGLSGRGPKAGGRQDEAGTPRRGLGARLQQLLTPSRHPPTSRIPPPELPPDLPPPARRSPMDSLLRPRERPGSTASESSASLGSEWDLSESSLSNLSLRHSSERLSDTPGSFQSPSLEILLSSCSLCRACDSLVYDEEIMAGWAPDDSNLNTTCPFCACPFVPLLSVQTLDSRPSVPSPKSADASGSKDAPVPGGPGPVLSDRRLCLALDEPQLCNGHMGGPSRRVESGEWAYLSPLVLRKELESLVENEGSEVLALPELPSAHPIIFWNLLWYFQRLRLPSILPGLVLASCDGPSHPQAPSPWLTPDPASVQVRLLWDVLTPDPNSCPPLYVLWRVHSQIPQRVVWPGPVPASLSLALLESVLRHVGLNEVHKAVGLLLETLGPPPTGLHLQRGIYREILFLTMAALGKDHVDIVAFDKKYKSAFNKLASSMGKEELRQRRAQMPTPKAIDCRKCFGAPPEC; encoded by the exons ATGTGGCAGTCATCGCTAGGGCACTGGGCGAGGAAGTGCCCCAGGGCTACACATGCATCCAGGCTTCCGCTGGCGGCCACCCCTTGGAACTCAGTGCTGGGCTTCTGGGTGGAACTCAACCCGTCATCTGCTACCGCAGGGGCCGTGACAAGCCCCCCCTCGTTGAGCTGGG GGTGTTGTATGAGGGGAAGGAACGTCCCAAGCCCGGCTTCCAAGTGCTTGACACGACACCCTACAGCCACTCAGCAAACCTGGCCCCTCCAGGCCCTGGGCACCCCCGCACCTACCTCACTTACCGGCGGGCAGCAGAGGGGGCAGGGCTGCATGCCCTGGGCATCACTGACCTCTGCCTGGTGCTGCCCAGTAAGGGCGAGGGCACTCCCCATACTTACTGCCGGCTGCCCCGCAACCTCAACCCTGGCATG gcacATCTCCCACTTCATTCACAACgtgcccttcccttccccacagAGACCCCGCATCCTAGTGCAG ATGTCTCCCTATGACAACTTGCTCCTCTGTCAGCCTGTATCCTCGCCCCTGCCCCTCAG TGGTGCCAGCTTCCTGCAGCTGCTGCAGAGCCTGGGCCCTGAGCTGGCTATCACACTGCTGCTGGCTGTGCTCACAGAGCACAAGCTGCTGGTCCACTCGCTGCGGCCAGACCTGCTCACCAGCGTCTGCGAGGCCCTCGTCTCG ATGATCTTCCCACTGCACTGGCAGTGCCCCTACATTCCTCTGTGCCCGCTGGTGCTGGCAGATGTGCTGAGTGCCCCAGTGCCCTTCATTGTGGGTATCCACTCCAGCTACTTTGATCTGCATGACCCGCCTGCTGATGTCATCTGTGTCGACCTTGATACCAACACACTCTTCCA GACTGAGGAAAAGAAGCTCCTCTCCCCTCGGACCCTGCCCCGCAGACCCTACAAGGTTCTGCTGGCCACACTGACAAACCTGTACCAGCAGCTGGACCAGA CATACACTGGACCTGAGGAGGAGGCATCCCTGGAGTTCCTACTGACAGACTACGAGGCAGTGTGTGGCCGCAGGGCCCGGCTGGAACGCGAAGTCCAAGGAGCCTTCCTCCGCTTCATGGCCTGTCTGCTCAAGGGCTACCGGGTCTTCCTGCGCCCACTCACCCAGGCCCCCTCCGAGGGAGCTCGTGATGTTGACAACCTTTTCTTCCTGCAGG GCTTCCTCAAATCTCGGGAACGCTCCAGCCACAAACTTTACTCTCAGCTGCTGCATACACAGATGTTCTCACAGTTCATTGAGGAGTGCTCTTTTGGCTCTGCTCGCCATGCTGCCCTCGAATTCTTCGACTCTTGTGTTGACAAG GTCCACCCAGATCAGGAGAAGCCTGAGCCGACACCCTTAGTGGAGCTAGAGGAGCTGTCAGGAAGTGAGCTCACTGTCTTTATCACACCTCCCGAGGAGCCTCCCGTACCAGAGGGCAGTGAATCCACTCCCCAGTACTG CTACGATGGGTTCCCAGAGCTACGGGCTGAGCTGTTTGAGTCtcttcaagagcagcctggggcCCTGCCTGTGCCAGGCCCTTCACGTAGCGCCCCCAGCAGTCCTGCTCCTCGCCGTACCAAACAG gagatgaaggttgcacaGCGGATGGCACAGAAGTCAGCAGCTGTGCCTGAGCTGTGGGCCCGGTGCCTGCTGGGGCACTGCTATGGGCTGTGGTTCCTGTGTCTGCCTGCCTACGTGCGGTCGGTACCCTCCCGGGTGCAGGCACTGCATACGGCCTACCATGTGCTGCGCCAGATGGAGAGCGGCAAGGTGGTACTCCCTGATGAG GTGTGTTACCGGGTACTGATGCAGCTCTGCTCACACTATGGGCAGCCTGTGCTGTCTGTGCGGGTCATGCTGGAGATGCGGCAGGCAGGCATTGTGCCCAACACCATCACCTATGGCTACTACAATAAG GCTGTGCTGGAAAGCAAGTGGCCGTCTGGCACACCAGGCGGGCGTCTGCGCTGGGCCAAGCTCCGGAATGTCGTCCTGGGGGCTGCTCAGTTCCGCCAGCCCTTGAGAGAACGgcgacagcagcagcagcagcagcagcagcagcagcagcagcagcagcagcagcaggtgtCAGCACCTCAAGAGGCAGGCAGCTCCCAGGCAG AGCCCTATTTGGAGCACCCTTCCCCTACTCGCCCCCTTCAGCGCCAGACTACTTGGGCTGGGCGAAGTCTGAGAGACCCGGCCTCACCCCCTGGACGCCTGGTGAAGAGTGGTAGCCTGGGCAGTGCCCGAGGGGCACAGCCCACTGTGGAGGCTGGTGTGGCCCACA TGATAGAGGCCTTGGGGGTCCTGGAACCCCGGGGATCACCTGTGCCCTGGCACGATGGAAGTCTCTCAGACCTGAGCCTGACGGGGGAGGAGCCGGTCCCTGGAGGCAGCCCAGGGGGCTCAGGCTCAGCCCTGAGTGCCCAGTCCACTGAGGCCCTGGAAGGGCTAAGTGGGCGGGGACCCAAGGCTGGTGGGCGACAGGATGAGGCAGGCACCCCCCGACGAGGGCTGGGTGCCCGCCTCCAACAGCTGCTCACTCCTTCCCGCCACCCCCCCACTTCCCGCATTCCCCCACCTGAGCTGCCTCCTGACCTGCCTCCCCCAGCCCGCCGCAGCCCAATGGACAGTCTTCTGCGCCCCCGGGAGCGCCCTGGATCCACTGCCTCCGAG AGTTCAGCCTCTCTGGGCAGTGAGTGGGACCTCTCAGAATCTTCTCTCAGTAACCTGAGTCTTCGCCATTCCTCAGAGCGCCTCAGTGACACCCCTGGATCCTTCCAGTCACCTTCCCTGGAA ATTCTGCTGTCCAGCTGCTCCCTGTGCCGTGCCTGTGATTCGCTGGTGTACGATGAGGAAATCATGGCTGGCTGGGCACCTGATGACTCTAACCTCAATACAACCTGCCCCTTCTGCGCCTGCCCCTTTGTGCCCCTGCTCAGTGTCCAGACCCTTGATTCCCGGCCCAG TGTCCCCAGCCCCAAGTCTGCTGATGCCAGTGGCAGCAAAGATGCGCCTGTCCCTGGGGGTCCTGGCCCTGTGCTCAGTGACCGCAGGCTCTGCCTTGCTCTGGATGAGCCCCAGCTCTGCAACGGGCACATGGGG GGACCCTCCCGGCGGGTTGAGAGTGGGGAATGGGCATACCTGAGCCCCCTGGTGCTGCGTAAGGAGTTGGAGTCGCTGGTAGAGAACGAGGGCAGTGAGGTGCTGGCGTTGCCTGAATTGCCCTCTGCCCACCCCATCATCTTCTGGAACCTTTTGTGGTATTTCCAACGGCTACGCCTGCCCAGTATTCTACCAGGCCTGGTGCTGGCCTCCTGTGATGGGCCTTCACACCCCCAG GCCCCATCTCCTTGGCTGACCCCTGATCCAGCCTCTGTTCAGGTACGGCTGCTGTGGGATGTACTGACCCCTGACCCCAATAGCTGCCCACCTCTCTATGTGCTCTGGAGGGTCCACA GCCAGATCCCCCAGCGGGTGGTATGGCCAGGCCCAGTACCTGCATCCCTTAGTTTGGCACTGTTGGAGTCGGTGCTGCGCCATGTTGGACTCAATGAAGTGCACAAGGCTGTGGGGCTCCTGCTGGAAACTCTAGGGCCCCCACCCACTGGCCTGCACCTGCAGAG GGGAATCTACCGTGAGATCTTATTCCTGACAATGGCTGCTCTGGGCAAGGACCACGTGGACATAG TGGCCTTCGATAAGAAGTACAAGTCTGCCTTTAACAAGCTGGCCAGCAGCATGGGCAAGGAGGAGCTGAGGCAGCGGCGGGCACAGATGCCCACTCCCAAAGCCATTGACTGCCGAAAATGTTTTGGAGCACCTCCAGAATGCTAG